One stretch of Oncorhynchus gorbuscha isolate QuinsamMale2020 ecotype Even-year linkage group LG21, OgorEven_v1.0, whole genome shotgun sequence DNA includes these proteins:
- the LOC124007704 gene encoding protein FAM163A-like produces MSAGTVVISGGLLATVILLCIVAVLCYCRLQYYCCKKNESEVDFASVAGGGDGTGGGDGEGDAQGEVQAHFACNACSAPGMDSLAVTPLCLEPLEVGPPPNYCPTCSPFWLRPGLSDELHNGTERLGFHTYHYDNPGLCQSLPLSDTPQAPFFLTQPGQSPLSYYSPVDTYPNTPCSNRRPYSTPV; encoded by the exons ATGTCAGCAGGAACAGTAGTAATAAGTGGAGGACTTCTCGCCACAGTCATCCTGCTCTGCATTGTAGCAGTGCTGTGCTACTGCAGGCTCCAg TACTACTGCTGTAAGAAAAATGAGTCGGAGGTGGACTTTGCTTCCGTGGCTGGAGGAGGTGACGGAacgggaggaggagatggagaaggggatGCTCAAGGGGAGGTTCAGGCTCACTTTGCCTGCAATGCCTGCAGCGCCCCTGGGATGGACAGCCTGGCTGTCACCCCTCTCTGCCTGGAGCCCCTGGAG gtgggCCCTCCTCCCAACTACTGCCCCACCTGCTCCCCCTTCTGGCTACGCCCGGGACTTAGTGACGAGCTGCACAACGGAACCGAGCGGCTGGGATTCCATACGTATCACTATGACAACCCCGGACTGTGTCAATCACTGCCCCTGTCAGACACGCCGCAGGCGCCCTTCTTTTTGACCCAGCCCGGCCAATCCCCTTTGAGCTACTATAGCCCCGTTGACACCTACCCTAACACACCCTGCAGTAACAGACGCCCCTACAGCACACCGGTttga